From Dehalococcoidia bacterium, one genomic window encodes:
- a CDS encoding DUF2298 domain-containing protein — MNLLYKNKFYTNYYFGLLLLFLFSFFIRIIGLNWDDGFLFHPDERAILMHTYEISFSSLSRGFEIFDASKSSINPQWFNYGSLPIYFLKLSSILIGFFYNLDIYELRYPGRLFSIIIDSLSVVFITILSSFFVGRKWSFLSGIFLTFSVINIQNSHFYTTDIFITFFIIILIITSYKNIENPTTKISIFLALFFSMGLAFKFSFLPSIIPIFFSYFFVYRSNYLSRYEFLKLLLIFFFSVICFLAIFQPYMFLDYSTYISHILEQSKMVRGIYDFPYTRQYENTWNYVYQFDQLFKWGLGPILGTICYLGFIYFIFYTYKYKSKLGFMILLWVIIYVIINGNFQVKFMRYFLPVVPFLVLFGTVLLRDLNKKILQFSKKYFYVRYLLLLLLLVPIIHFSISFINGIYLTDHPAVLASKWLEENNSSKISVVQDHWEESIPNSSKINLVHERLELYNMDSEDKFDKIFSNLSSADYYVIFSNRLYGTIPRLEERYPASYLFYEKLFDGSLGFEIVNFQKQSMNWLSINYSENYFERINIIKPEKISNYEDKFLINIDLGFSDESFSVYDHPNVIIFKNNKNYTKEQLFEISNITNSNDNFQFNFFSEDYYKKYPKNNSINEKNIFNSQMYQDGNTDILKVISWIVIISLLGYLSVPIFYKLFINFPDFGFSFYKFFGLLSFSYIIWILTSYDFIDFKLTDILFVLMITFVISFFIYFRNKQEINFYIKRSYKQILTVELLFLLLISLGIIIRILNPDLWHPHRGGEKPMDLAYLNAIVRSFDMPPFDPWFSGYSLNYYYFGQFIVSVLVKLTGIPTNISYNLAIPTFFAYTGSIIFGFSSGFVYLYKKARGIDANWFKTPLYIGFFALFSVLIFGNIDGLIQLINIIFDRQDFFDYWRSTRIISMNSSGLEINEFPFFTFLFADLHAHLLSIPLLISLITVSFIFYYEFFNNNYVYKNLIILSYLALITGSIQATNTWDYPISITIVFISIIFSTLFSGAQKLEKFRFLVIYGSFYFFMTKILFYDFEKNFIMPNLGISFSSWQTPIFSIFQISYLPIIIIFLFSFIYLKNLFGKRIFFPKINLKFLRYKILALSIIFILYFSILIILQLFTILLFSILIVFILSIAVIKLVLFEGDSKLFLWISLLIFLGLSLPIFTDIFVINDDINRMNTVFKFHFQSWILLNLGVSLLIPIIFQEIDKKVIKSLTLSLISVLVFVGMIYPIYSIRPRILDRFNNDYKGLDGIDYMKTSTYLQTGSSIDLSSTYFATQWINNNVQGNPIIIEASKDLYTWSSNISINTGLPSVLGWDWHQKQQRSLSPDMVNLRKKQIDEFYSTNSLQYLEDFLDYYSVELIIFGPIERIHYPDFNIRFNQNMKNKINEIYNSSDYIIYEYKQ, encoded by the coding sequence ATGAATCTTTTATATAAGAATAAATTTTATACTAATTATTATTTCGGATTGTTATTATTATTTTTATTTTCTTTTTTTATAAGAATAATAGGTCTAAATTGGGATGATGGGTTTCTTTTTCATCCTGATGAAAGAGCAATTCTTATGCATACATACGAGATTAGTTTCTCTTCTTTATCAAGGGGATTTGAAATTTTTGATGCAAGTAAAAGTTCTATAAATCCTCAATGGTTTAATTATGGTTCGTTACCTATATATTTCTTAAAATTATCTTCAATACTTATAGGTTTTTTTTATAACTTAGATATTTATGAACTAAGATATCCTGGTAGACTTTTTTCCATAATTATAGATTCATTATCAGTTGTTTTTATAACAATTTTATCTAGTTTTTTTGTTGGTAGAAAATGGAGCTTTTTATCAGGAATATTTCTTACTTTTTCAGTAATAAATATTCAAAATAGTCATTTTTATACTACTGATATTTTTATTACATTTTTCATAATTATTTTGATTATCACAAGTTATAAGAATATTGAAAATCCAACAACTAAGATATCAATTTTTCTTGCCCTATTTTTTTCAATGGGTTTGGCTTTCAAATTTTCTTTTTTACCATCTATTATTCCAATATTTTTTTCTTATTTTTTTGTTTACAGGTCAAATTATCTTTCTAGATATGAATTCCTAAAATTATTATTAATTTTCTTTTTTTCTGTAATATGCTTTTTGGCTATTTTTCAACCTTATATGTTTTTGGATTACTCTACCTATATTTCTCATATCTTAGAACAATCTAAGATGGTAAGAGGTATTTATGATTTTCCTTACACAAGGCAATACGAAAATACTTGGAATTATGTTTATCAATTTGATCAATTATTTAAATGGGGACTAGGACCTATACTTGGAACTATTTGTTATTTAGGATTTATTTATTTTATTTTTTATACTTACAAATATAAATCCAAATTAGGTTTCATGATCCTGTTATGGGTTATTATTTATGTAATTATAAATGGCAACTTTCAGGTGAAATTTATGAGATACTTTTTACCTGTAGTTCCTTTTTTAGTTCTTTTTGGAACGGTTTTATTAAGAGACCTAAATAAAAAAATATTACAATTCTCAAAAAAATATTTTTACGTAAGATATTTATTGTTATTGTTGTTACTGGTTCCAATAATTCACTTCTCAATCTCATTTATAAATGGAATATACCTTACTGATCATCCAGCTGTTTTAGCATCTAAGTGGTTAGAGGAAAATAATAGCTCTAAAATTTCTGTAGTTCAGGACCATTGGGAAGAATCTATTCCAAACTCTTCAAAAATAAATTTAGTTCACGAACGTTTGGAGTTATATAATATGGATTCTGAAGATAAGTTCGATAAAATTTTTTCAAATTTATCATCAGCAGATTATTATGTTATTTTTTCAAATAGGCTATATGGAACAATTCCTCGTTTAGAAGAAAGATATCCTGCCTCTTATTTATTTTATGAAAAATTATTTGATGGATCTTTAGGTTTTGAAATAGTTAATTTTCAAAAACAATCTATGAATTGGTTATCTATAAATTATTCAGAAAATTATTTTGAAAGGATAAATATTATTAAGCCTGAAAAAATTTCAAATTATGAGGATAAATTCCTAATAAATATAGATTTAGGATTTTCAGATGAAAGTTTTTCTGTTTATGACCATCCAAATGTGATAATTTTCAAAAATAATAAAAATTATACTAAGGAACAGCTATTTGAAATCTCCAATATTACAAATTCAAATGATAACTTCCAATTTAATTTTTTCTCTGAGGATTATTATAAAAAATACCCCAAAAATAATTCAATAAATGAAAAAAATATATTTAATTCCCAAATGTATCAAGATGGTAATACGGATATATTAAAGGTTATTTCATGGATAGTTATAATTAGTTTACTGGGATACTTGTCTGTGCCTATTTTTTATAAGTTATTTATAAATTTTCCGGATTTTGGTTTTTCTTTTTATAAATTTTTTGGATTACTATCTTTTTCTTACATTATTTGGATTCTTACATCCTATGATTTTATAGATTTTAAGCTTACTGATATTTTATTTGTATTAATGATTACATTTGTAATTTCTTTTTTCATTTATTTTAGAAATAAGCAAGAAATTAATTTTTATATAAAAAGATCCTATAAACAAATTCTTACAGTAGAGTTATTATTCTTATTATTAATTTCCTTAGGAATAATAATAAGAATCCTAAATCCTGATCTTTGGCATCCTCATAGAGGAGGTGAGAAGCCAATGGACTTAGCTTATTTGAATGCTATTGTAAGATCTTTTGATATGCCTCCTTTTGATCCATGGTTTTCAGGCTACTCCTTAAATTATTACTACTTTGGACAATTTATTGTTTCAGTCTTAGTTAAATTAACAGGAATACCAACTAATATTAGCTACAATTTAGCTATTCCAACTTTTTTTGCTTATACAGGTTCAATTATTTTTGGATTTTCTTCAGGTTTTGTATATCTTTACAAAAAAGCAAGGGGTATAGATGCTAATTGGTTTAAGACTCCTCTATATATTGGATTCTTTGCTCTTTTTTCTGTTCTTATCTTTGGAAATATTGATGGATTAATTCAGCTAATAAATATAATTTTTGATAGACAAGATTTCTTTGACTATTGGAGAAGTACTAGAATAATTTCTATGAATTCTTCTGGATTAGAAATAAATGAATTTCCTTTTTTTACATTTTTATTTGCAGATTTACATGCTCATTTGCTTAGTATACCTTTGTTAATTTCATTAATTACAGTTTCATTTATTTTTTATTATGAGTTTTTTAATAATAATTATGTGTATAAAAATTTAATCATTCTAAGTTACTTAGCTCTAATAACCGGATCAATTCAAGCAACAAATACTTGGGATTATCCAATTTCAATTACAATTGTTTTCATTTCTATAATATTTTCAACTTTATTTTCAGGAGCCCAGAAACTAGAAAAGTTTAGGTTTCTTGTTATTTATGGATCATTTTACTTTTTTATGACTAAAATACTTTTTTATGATTTTGAGAAAAATTTTATTATGCCAAATTTAGGTATTTCTTTTTCAAGCTGGCAAACACCAATTTTTTCAATATTTCAAATATCATATTTGCCTATAATTATAATATTTTTATTCTCTTTTATTTATCTAAAGAATTTATTTGGTAAGAGAATATTTTTTCCTAAAATAAACTTAAAATTTTTAAGATATAAAATTTTAGCTCTGTCTATTATTTTTATTCTATATTTTTCAATACTAATTATTCTTCAGCTTTTTACAATTCTGCTTTTTTCAATTTTAATTGTTTTCATTCTATCGATTGCAGTAATAAAGCTGGTTTTATTTGAAGGCGATTCAAAGTTATTTCTCTGGATAAGTTTGTTGATTTTTCTAGGATTATCTTTACCAATATTTACAGATATTTTTGTTATTAATGATGATATCAATAGGATGAATACTGTATTTAAGTTTCATTTCCAGTCTTGGATACTACTTAACTTAGGAGTATCTTTACTAATTCCTATTATTTTTCAGGAAATAGATAAAAAAGTAATTAAGAGTCTAACTTTATCACTTATTTCTGTTCTAGTTTTTGTAGGAATGATTTATCCTATTTATTCAATTAGGCCAAGAATTTTAGATAGATTTAATAATGATTATAAGGGTCTTGATGGAATAGATTATATGAAGACTTCTACTTACTTGCAAACTGGAAGTTCAATAGATTTATCTAGCACATATTTTGCTACACAATGGATTAATAATAATGTTCAAGGTAATCCAATAATTATAGAAGCTTCTAAGGATCTATATACCTGGTCCTCGAATATATCTATAAATACAGGACTCCCTTCTGTTTTAGGTTGGGATTGGCATCAAAAACAACAAAGATCCTTAAGTCCTGATATGGTAAATTTAAGAAAAAAGCAGATTGATGAATTTTATTCAACAAATTCCTTACAATACTTAGAAGACTTTTTAGATTATTACTCAGTAGAACTGATCATATTTGGACCTATTGAAAGAATACATTATCCAGATTTCAACATAAGATTTAATCAAAATATGAAGAATAAAATTAATGAAATTTATAACAGTAGTGATTATATAATTTATGAATATAAACAATAA
- a CDS encoding HAD family hydrolase, with translation MNINNKSIFFDIYGTLAGFYPEREKIQRKILSKHNIFLSESQILSGYKEADEFMVYQKKVKPLRLMNKNELQIFFSAYESKILEKNNIFIDKNKTLEIWDEISKEKYELKIFSDVYENLEYLRDKKIICAGITNMNISGKKLIQDLKLQKHLEFIITSYDCKSEKPNPKIFEYCLKKSGAKKKNSYLVGDQIESDIKGAKDFGITPILIDRYNHYKEFNLSEKISNLDGLKKIF, from the coding sequence ATGAATATAAACAATAAGTCTATATTTTTTGATATTTATGGAACTCTCGCGGGTTTTTACCCTGAAAGAGAAAAAATACAAAGAAAAATTTTGAGTAAACATAATATTTTCTTATCTGAATCTCAAATCTTAAGTGGTTATAAAGAAGCTGATGAGTTTATGGTTTATCAAAAGAAGGTTAAGCCTCTTAGATTAATGAATAAAAATGAACTTCAGATATTTTTTTCCGCTTATGAAAGCAAAATATTAGAAAAAAATAATATATTTATTGATAAAAATAAAACTTTAGAAATATGGGATGAAATATCTAAAGAAAAGTATGAATTGAAAATTTTTTCAGATGTGTATGAGAACCTTGAGTATCTACGAGACAAAAAGATTATTTGTGCAGGAATTACTAACATGAATATATCAGGTAAAAAATTAATTCAGGACCTAAAACTTCAAAAACACTTAGAATTTATAATTACCTCTTATGATTGTAAATCAGAAAAACCTAATCCAAAGATTTTTGAATATTGTCTTAAAAAATCAGGAGCAAAGAAAAAAAATTCTTATTTAGTGGGAGATCAAATTGAATCTGACATAAAAGGAGCTAAAGATTTTGGAATTACTCCCATACTGATAGATAGGTATAATCACTACAAAGAGTTCAATTTATCAGAAAAGATTTCTAATCTTGATGGTCTAAAAAAAATATTTTAG
- the glnA gene encoding type I glutamate--ammonia ligase: MANESKEALKLMQDNGCDVLDIKFIDLPGIWQHVSVPISEVTDSLFANGTGFDGSSIRGFQSIDESDMLLVPDKSTVKIDPFVDGQVTVIADIKDPVSGELYSKDPRNVAKKAQEYLKSTGIGDTSFWGPEVEFFIFDSASFDYGPNHGFHHVDSDEGIWNSGESHMLDGVTLNKSHRPRHKGGYFPVSPVDTQQGIRNEMIRVMQDSFGIKVEKQHHEVATGGQGEIDIVYNTLLETADNVMAYKYVVKNVAKRHGKVATFMPKPIFEDNGTGMHTHQSIWKDGKPLFAGDLYGGFSQLGLNYTGGLIKHGKALMALAAPTTNSYKRLTPGFEAPTILALSARNRSAACRVPMYFQNPAAKRIEFRSADPTCNPYLTFSAMLLAGLDGIENGYDPGDPLEQDLFEMPAEEQAKLPQVPSSLEEALNALEEDHDFLLKGGVFTEDIIRSWIDFKRENDVDPVRLRPHPYEFYLSFDA; this comes from the coding sequence ATGGCTAATGAATCTAAAGAAGCACTAAAATTAATGCAAGATAATGGATGCGATGTACTAGATATAAAATTTATCGATCTGCCAGGTATATGGCAACATGTTTCCGTTCCTATAAGTGAAGTTACGGATAGTCTTTTTGCTAACGGTACAGGATTTGACGGATCAAGTATTAGAGGTTTTCAATCCATTGATGAGTCTGATATGCTTTTAGTACCAGATAAGTCTACAGTAAAGATTGATCCATTTGTTGACGGTCAGGTTACAGTTATCGCTGATATTAAAGATCCAGTATCTGGCGAGCTTTACTCTAAAGATCCAAGAAATGTAGCCAAGAAAGCCCAAGAATATCTCAAGAGTACTGGGATTGGAGATACTTCCTTTTGGGGTCCTGAAGTTGAATTCTTTATTTTTGATTCTGCTAGTTTCGATTATGGACCTAATCATGGATTCCATCATGTTGATTCTGATGAAGGAATATGGAATTCAGGTGAAAGCCATATGTTAGATGGAGTTACATTAAATAAATCTCATAGACCTAGACATAAGGGTGGATATTTTCCTGTTTCTCCTGTTGATACTCAACAAGGTATTAGAAACGAAATGATAAGAGTTATGCAGGATTCATTCGGTATAAAAGTTGAAAAACAGCACCACGAAGTTGCTACAGGTGGTCAAGGTGAAATTGATATAGTTTACAATACTTTACTAGAAACAGCTGATAATGTAATGGCATATAAGTATGTTGTAAAAAATGTTGCTAAAAGACATGGAAAAGTAGCAACATTTATGCCTAAGCCAATTTTCGAAGATAATGGTACGGGTATGCATACACATCAGTCTATTTGGAAAGATGGAAAGCCTTTATTTGCTGGAGATCTTTATGGAGGATTTTCCCAATTAGGATTAAATTATACGGGAGGATTAATAAAGCATGGAAAAGCACTAATGGCTTTAGCTGCTCCAACCACTAATTCTTATAAAAGACTTACACCAGGCTTCGAAGCTCCAACTATTTTAGCTTTGTCTGCTAGAAATAGATCGGCTGCTTGTAGGGTTCCTATGTATTTCCAAAATCCTGCAGCAAAAAGAATTGAATTTAGATCAGCTGATCCTACTTGTAATCCTTACCTAACTTTCTCAGCGATGTTATTAGCAGGTTTAGATGGTATTGAAAATGGTTACGATCCAGGCGATCCATTGGAACAGGATTTATTTGAAATGCCAGCTGAAGAGCAAGCAAAGTTACCACAGGTACCTTCAAGCCTTGAAGAAGCCTTAAATGCTCTAGAAGAAGACCATGACTTTCTACTTAAGGGAGGAGTCTTTACAGAGGATATTATAAGATCATGGATTGATTTTAAGAGAGAAAATGATGTTGATCCAGTTAGATTAAGACCTCATCCGTATGAGTTCTATCTATCTTTCGACGCGTAA
- a CDS encoding pentapeptide repeat-containing protein, translating into MNKEEKIVKLGKNYINDWIKKNPNKRFDLSNLSFEGVDFSGWRFSKSSFNNSKFINCDFSNSDLSEVSALGVNFTGSMFIKSALYRANLSRSICIDVNFENAWLYRCVFTNSKIINCNFHLAKIQKVRWPVGFRLD; encoded by the coding sequence ATGAATAAAGAAGAAAAAATCGTTAAATTAGGTAAGAATTATATAAATGATTGGATCAAGAAAAATCCTAACAAAAGATTTGATCTAAGTAACCTCTCATTTGAAGGTGTAGATTTTTCTGGATGGAGATTTTCAAAATCATCATTTAACAATTCAAAATTTATAAATTGTGATTTCTCTAATTCAGATTTATCAGAAGTATCTGCTTTAGGAGTTAATTTTACGGGTTCAATGTTTATCAAATCTGCTTTGTACAGAGCAAATTTATCAAGATCAATATGCATTGATGTAAACTTTGAAAATGCTTGGTTATATCGATGCGTATTTACAAATTCTAAAATTATAAACTGTAATTTTCATTTAGCTAAGATTCAAAAAGTTAGATGGCCAGTTGGATTTAGACTAGATTAG
- a CDS encoding phosphoribosylanthranilate isomerase yields MKDNNPKIKICGVKNNDIAKLLIDLDVDFIGLNFIKKSIRYLDEFTAKSISKYIDKYRKEKKAKIQKVGLFLDENVEKMNEISKKFNLDLVQLCGNENTEYISKSLIPVIKVIHIIENMSIEKLGEKIESFSKVSEFIILDTYSDTAAGGTGKTFDWSKYKKIFNKNIIIAGGLNPNNINKFINQYNPWGIDVSSGVESNKQKDSNKINLFVKNSQLI; encoded by the coding sequence ATGAAAGATAATAATCCAAAAATTAAGATTTGTGGAGTGAAAAATAATGATATAGCAAAACTATTGATTGATTTAGATGTGGATTTTATTGGACTGAACTTTATCAAAAAATCAATTAGATATTTAGATGAATTTACAGCAAAATCTATTTCTAAATATATTGATAAATATAGAAAAGAAAAGAAAGCTAAAATTCAAAAAGTTGGATTATTCCTTGATGAAAATGTAGAAAAAATGAATGAAATTTCTAAAAAATTTAATCTAGACCTAGTACAACTATGTGGGAATGAAAATACTGAATATATTTCAAAATCATTGATACCTGTAATAAAAGTGATTCATATTATAGAAAATATGAGCATAGAAAAATTAGGAGAAAAAATAGAATCTTTTTCAAAAGTTTCAGAATTCATCATTTTGGATACATATTCAGATACTGCAGCAGGAGGCACCGGAAAAACTTTCGATTGGTCTAAATATAAAAAAATTTTCAACAAAAACATAATAATAGCTGGTGGTCTAAATCCAAATAATATCAATAAATTTATAAATCAATATAACCCTTGGGGGATAGATGTTTCTTCAGGAGTAGAATCAAATAAACAAAAAGACTCTAATAAAATAAATCTTTTCGTAAAGAACAGTCAACTAATCTAG
- the trpC gene encoding indole-3-glycerol phosphate synthase TrpC — MGILEEIVKKKKQRLEIKKKVLSLLELQSLSPNYDEIYNLENIFQKKNILISEMKRKSPSGGVLDKDLIPKNQAKIYIESGTDAISVLTEEDYFEGSNEDLINVLEISKPKEIPVLQKDFIFDEYQIYEARYLGADCILLIARILDENEYLRLYEIAKEIGLSVIVEVHNLKELNMALKTDINIIGINNRDLDNLTTNLENFEKISKYIPTGIYKIAESGIKNSQDVKRMIDSGANGLLIGESIIKSNNIRKIISEISVNK; from the coding sequence ATGGGAATATTAGAAGAAATAGTTAAAAAGAAAAAACAAAGGCTTGAAATCAAAAAAAAAGTCTTATCCTTACTTGAGTTACAAAGCTTAAGTCCAAATTATGATGAAATCTACAATCTAGAAAATATATTTCAAAAAAAAAATATCCTGATTTCAGAGATGAAAAGAAAATCACCATCTGGAGGAGTTTTAGATAAAGACTTAATACCCAAGAATCAAGCAAAAATTTATATTGAATCAGGCACTGATGCTATATCTGTTTTGACTGAAGAAGATTATTTTGAAGGAAGCAATGAAGATCTAATTAATGTTCTAGAAATATCAAAGCCAAAAGAAATTCCTGTTTTACAAAAAGATTTTATTTTTGATGAATATCAAATTTATGAGGCGAGATATTTAGGAGCAGATTGCATTCTACTTATAGCAAGAATACTTGATGAAAATGAATACTTAAGACTTTATGAAATAGCAAAAGAAATAGGATTGAGTGTTATTGTAGAAGTCCATAATCTAAAAGAGCTTAATATGGCATTAAAAACTGATATCAATATTATAGGTATAAATAACCGAGATCTTGATAATCTCACAACTAATTTAGAGAATTTTGAAAAAATTTCTAAATATATTCCTACTGGTATTTATAAAATTGCAGAGAGTGGAATAAAAAACTCACAAGATGTCAAAAGAATGATAGATTCTGGAGCCAATGGTTTGCTTATTGGAGAATCAATTATTAAATCAAATAATATTAGAAAAATAATTTCAGAAATATCCGTAAATAAATGA
- the trpD gene encoding anthranilate phosphoribosyltransferase, giving the protein MNIIDLIKKVSSNKNLTFEESKFCMKEIMSGKILASQFGALMSSMAIKGETSEEIAGMASIMREFSVKIKSKPNAIDVCGTGGSGLKWFNISTASAILISSLGIPVAKHGNRAMSGNSGSADVLEELGVNILIDSEKVEKCLHEIDLTFIFAQSFHPSMKFAAPLRREIGIRTIFNFLGPLTNPAGVKKQIIGTTNNNIAKKLAEAAKILNSERVITVSGDSGADEIEIDNVTKLYDSRNNFKEETIDFQKGYESKYLVVNSPKESARKIINTFELVKEPSEEEEKSVLHSILINSSVALYLADIESSIEECYYVAKENVLNGNAKTKLKNLINLTNK; this is encoded by the coding sequence ATGAATATTATAGATTTAATTAAAAAAGTTTCATCTAATAAAAATCTAACCTTTGAAGAATCTAAATTTTGCATGAAAGAGATAATGTCAGGTAAAATTCTTGCTTCGCAATTTGGGGCCTTAATGTCATCTATGGCTATAAAAGGAGAGACTTCTGAAGAAATAGCCGGTATGGCCTCAATTATGAGAGAATTTTCTGTAAAAATAAAATCCAAACCAAATGCTATTGATGTATGTGGTACTGGTGGCAGTGGTTTGAAATGGTTTAATATTTCTACAGCTTCAGCAATTCTAATATCTTCATTAGGAATACCTGTCGCAAAACATGGGAACAGAGCTATGTCAGGTAATTCAGGATCAGCGGATGTTCTTGAAGAATTAGGTGTAAATATTCTTATTGATAGCGAAAAAGTAGAAAAGTGTTTACATGAAATAGACCTGACTTTTATATTTGCTCAATCATTCCATCCTTCAATGAAATTTGCTGCTCCATTAAGACGTGAGATAGGTATCAGAACAATTTTTAATTTTCTAGGGCCTTTGACAAATCCTGCTGGTGTAAAAAAACAGATCATTGGAACTACGAATAATAATATTGCAAAAAAATTAGCAGAAGCAGCTAAGATTCTAAATTCAGAAAGAGTAATAACTGTTAGTGGCGATTCAGGAGCAGATGAAATTGAAATAGATAACGTAACAAAATTATACGATTCAAGAAATAATTTCAAGGAAGAAACAATAGATTTTCAAAAAGGATATGAATCAAAATACTTAGTAGTTAATTCTCCAAAAGAATCAGCTAGAAAAATTATCAATACCTTTGAATTAGTTAAAGAGCCTTCAGAAGAAGAAGAAAAGTCAGTACTCCATTCTATATTAATAAACTCTTCTGTTGCACTTTATCTTGCTGATATTGAGTCTAGTATTGAAGAATGCTATTACGTAGCTAAAGAAAATGTTCTAAACGGTAATGCAAAAACTAAACTCAAAAATCTTATCAATTTGACTAACAAATAA
- a CDS encoding aminodeoxychorismate/anthranilate synthase component II has protein sequence MIILLDNYDSFTYNLYQFLSELNQNVLVIRNDKTTAEKIEDYNPSHLVVSPGPSNPENAGISKEAIEFFSTKIPVLGVCLGHQCIGNTYGANIVQSKEIMHGKKSSITHDEKGIFKNIPNPFNAVRYHSLIIEEATLSDEFDISARSESGIIQGIRHKKLSIEGVQFHPESIETENGKDILKNFISL, from the coding sequence ATGATTATATTATTAGATAATTACGATTCTTTTACTTACAACTTATATCAATTTCTGAGTGAACTTAATCAAAATGTTTTAGTAATTAGAAACGATAAAACAACAGCGGAAAAAATAGAAGATTATAACCCTAGTCATTTAGTCGTTTCTCCAGGACCTTCGAATCCTGAAAATGCAGGAATTTCGAAAGAAGCGATAGAGTTTTTTTCAACTAAAATACCTGTTTTAGGAGTGTGTTTAGGACATCAATGCATAGGAAATACTTATGGAGCAAATATTGTTCAATCAAAAGAAATAATGCATGGTAAAAAATCTTCTATCACTCACGATGAGAAGGGTATATTTAAGAACATACCTAATCCATTTAATGCTGTAAGATATCATTCACTAATTATTGAAGAAGCCACCTTATCAGATGAATTTGATATTTCAGCAAGAAGTGAGTCAGGAATAATCCAAGGAATAAGGCATAAAAAGCTCTCAATAGAAGGCGTTCAATTCCACCCTGAATCAATCGAAACTGAGAATGGGAAAGATATACTCAAAAATTTCATAAGTTTATAA